The Plasmodium vinckei vinckei genome assembly, chromosome: PVVCY_08 genome contains the following window.
ataaatgaaataacagatttaaaagaaaaatttaagcatgcaaaaagtatatttgataaaaaaattgccCCTAAAAAATCTATTAATAGTTCAAATAGTAAAGACGACGAAGATCCTAGTGAAAAAAGCATAGTTCAAAAAATTGAAGCCTTTAATCttataaatcaaaaaaaaaatgcaaaaaataagaatttttttatgaaaaaaaaaccaaCTCTTAATAAAGGCGACCCAAAATTaatcttaaaaaaaaaaagtagtaataatacaaatttattaaataaagaacCAAGTGTAAACAATATGCAACCTCCTACATCAACAATTATGTCTTCTGAAATAaaggaaaagaaaaaagaccTAGTAGAAAGAgctaataaaattgaaaataatcaaCTTAAAGTATCTAaagatttaaataatacaaatgatGAGTTATATATAGGAAACCCTCATACTAACCACATTAtaaacaaacaaataatgTTCAACGTTGATCCCCCTTTTCTCTTTAATGAGAATTCATTCGCTTTATGGTATTACTATACATTAATGctaacataaataataatgaatgtGAAATAGTGTGTACTAAGTTTTTTAGCGATACTATATTGAGGGTATTATGTgtgtacattttttttgcataaaatttattaaacaaTAGACTGGCatgttaattatttaagtGATATAGAAATGAGTATTTACAAAAGACATTTGGTTATActgttgttttttatttattgactttatattttcagtTCGATAtgatacattttatatttcatgTTTTTTTGGTATGCATCTAGTTATACGGTTTTCcacacacacatatatatatgtgtgtttATATTACGAGCTATTAAAACTAtacatacatttttatgcatatttaacGCAGCCCTATCATGCCTATTGGTGACATAATTGAAATGATACATACAATATATGAACACAATAGAGAGGAGTCAATTAAAAAGATGAACAATTGcaaagaaaataatcaaaagGTATATACATGCTCTTCTTTGTTTAAGGCTTGTtcaccatttttatttccccatttttactttatcattttttgccACTTTGTAGATATCGAGCACTTTGATGGTTGCCCTCGGCGCCTTAGACGGAGACGATGACTCGCTTACTTCCAATTTGAACAAACGGATGTAATAAGAAtggcatattttttcatagtGTCTTATCTTTATATGTGccataaaatttatgtacacatacatatatgcataaattattatcaaaattgtTACAATTTTTACAGGGAATTGCAAAAGCAAAATTTAAAGGAGGCATATGAAGTTGTTGAGtcaataaatgaaaattaaattaaaaaaaaaattaaaaataattcaaactATAATTAAAACACTATTCAATGGACATTGACCATCGAatggataataaaaataaataaattcagCACGAATAAATGATGtaacataattaaaattaataaattgtaTGCATGAAACATAAAAGATAAACAAAACCTCGCAATTACGAAGAATTTGTGTCATGTATAAacaacataaaaattaatagataaacataaaattcATGACAatggtatatatttttattataaaactGGATAGGTATGTGTCtgtgtattttatttatacatgtGAAACTATTTAATTATTGTCATTCCtaccttttttaaataagcaaattttaatatatatcaaataaaaaaaaaataataatagccaaataaatatgagaaaactttgaaaattttaagatagcaattttgtaaaattaaaaataaaaaatatgctaaTGCGAATCATGGGATTGATACTATTCATATGTTCAATAGTCGtttgtttgaaaaaaaaataaatattctcaaattgttaataattttttatgtattctTGTTGTGCTTTATCATCATCAAGCTTTAAGTCTAGACAACCGGGAGCAATATTATCAACATCAATCATAGCTTTATCTAATATTTGAGCACAATTTAAAGTAGATGCATATGttcttatatatgcatCTATTTTGTTTCTAAACAATCTATGACCAGGCATACCTTTAAGTATGCCAAGTATTGGCTTCAATAATTCAAAAGCATTTACTAGACTATAAAAAGATGAATTTTGTTCTAAATAGGATTTATATGCTTCTAACACAGTTCTTCGACTATAAGCTGTTGGTAAAGTATCATGGTTATATACAAGTTTATCTGTTTTTGCCAGTACAGTAATATTATCCATACATGCCCTTCCAATCATAACACCATATAATGgatttatatcataatcTTTAacctttatataattattatcagtatatttattatgattacctgttgttttatttattggtACATAGCCATTTAATAATGCTACTCCTTGTTCAATAAATTTGATCCCACCATTTAATGtgaattttaaatttggatataatttacataaatCAAAAACCTTATTATATTCTAAAGGTGGTACACTTCTATTTTGTTTTGGATCTAATCCTTTTAACCATGCTTTTCTTgaatgtataataaaatgctCACAACCAACTGATGAAACTGTTTCAATAAATGAtcttaaaaaagaaaatgaatcaAGATCATCAACACCTGTTCTTATTTTAACAGTTACAGGTATttgtacttttttttttatttcataaacaatatttttaacaagTTCAGGTTTTTTCATTAAGTATGCACCAAAAGCTCCTTTGTTAGCTACTTTTGTACTTGGGCACCCaacattaatatttatttcatcatatCCCGCTTGTTCTACTAATAAAGCTGCTTCTGATAATGATGTAGGATCAGAACCCCCTAATTGACAAACTATTGGatgttcatttttattgaaaCCTAAATGTTCctctaaattattaatattatataacaaaGTATTATCAACAATCATTTCAGTCCATAATTGTACTTTTTTACTAATAATTCGAACCAAAGCTCTAAAGTGACGATTAGTTACATTTATCATAGGGGCAACTTGTATTAAAGGTTTTATTTCACTTTTcctttttctatataaatcatttaaTGATTGTGATATGTTTTCTAATTCAAAAATGGGTTGGTCATCCCATCCCAATGTCtcatctatattattacttgATAAAATcgacatattttttctctttaaatttttaattttgtccTTAGTGTTAATGTTGTTTGCAATGAAGAAGATACCTctgttgtttttttcaaaaggTGTACaacttttaaataaatttatgtcagtatttatttttgtatgtctattataatttattttactatcaatattatctttactatattctatttttttttttttatataacttaaaatgatttttatgatatacCCTTATAAGAAGagtatatttattcttatTCAATTTTGCATTACCatgatttttaaaatatgtaaaatacatatataatatcaaaCCTTTTACCAATATAATtctcattaatttttttttttttatattttttagctAGCTATGTTAGAATAACTATTTTGTTCTTTCATTGATTTATTTAGCTATTCTCTTAAATGTTCTTggcttatttatttttattcatttgtatatttccatttttatataattatttctggtttatttttattatattattattgtatttatatatattttttggagATTATGCATAAAATGGTAATacgaaaaaattataaaaaaaaatgaaatatcattggataatattttaaaaaagtgaaataaaatatgatgatTGTAGATGTTTTATAATGCTTTATGagttacatatttttttcatttttttcatttttttcatttttttcattattttcaactAAGTTTATATTTGATAGGTAAAGAAAAACGTGTATGACcgattttaataatatattgtgGTGCCCTTATTTCCATTCATGTTTCaacatattttacaaatacaaaataatatgtaataataatgtagtACTAAGATATACATTAATTAAGCTAACCAAGTGAAtatctacatttttttgtaaaaattaaatgaacaatttattattattttttaataagttGGAATATACCGACAGCCATTTTGTGTCTCTACATTTATATTGAGAAAGAATAGAAAATTttcgatattttttttctttttccctttttctttttccctttttaatAGTTCACTAATTTATACTTATCagagcaaaaaaaataaatgctgatacaaataattaagttttatttttttatataaaacttGTATACCCCTCAAAAATGGAACTATACccatttttacatatacttataaaagcccaacaaaaaatatgttttttttttaaatttgaatattataaataacgTTATATAGACAGTAAGAGGAAAAGCATATGAACATTTAAagagataaaaaatagtgataTGCTGATAAATAGAAGATTTAAACGAGCCTATAACATACATAGACAACTTTTGAAATgtacatacatatttagagaacataaaattaacctatttttgtaatacatttattattcattttttgaatatttctaaacatgtaaaaaatatacacatccttttatggaaataataaatttaaaaaatatcaacTTCACCATATagtcattttatttattcaaaaaaaataaattaaatatcgttgaaaaatattatatggataaataaaaggaataataaagcaattttcacttttattttcactgttattttaatttttataaattattcaaattaaagttacattaaaattattttttttttttttttttgggcACAgtagcatatttttttttagacgATTTTTAATGACGgcatatgaaaaaaaaaattgcgTACTAtctacataaaaaataaaaaagaaaaaggagtatatatatatattttttattttgatttaaatattaaagtataaaatatatttattttatgaattatatttttctctaatttacataatataaagtttattttttgatttttataattttttattttttcaatgttatattatcgattataaaaatatgtatacttaaaaaaatttataactCCCCAAAAAACATCACtctactttttattttatacatatttatttatctatatatcatatatttattaaggggaaaaaaataaccttttgtattattatgtataaaatgtatatatactgTTTAATGttactttaaaaaaatatttatatatatgttatatgtacatacataaaaattattttctctgaatatttgtttatataatttaaaagttgaaacaaaaaaaattataaaagaacAAATATACTATCCGTACATGCATacatacaaaattaaagatataaaatgCGCAGTTGTGTATGCAttttaaattgtataatataaatatatttacataattgTACAACATTAAAAAGACGTTTATGAATAAGTCTgtgaatttataaaatttatatatatatatatatttatgtatatttacaaattgaaataaaaaaagtttctatttttttatctcatattttatttaattgtaaatatagtcaagtatattttttttcatgtcctttttttttgtttctcTTTTTCGTTTTTGGTTAACGGGTTTTGTATATGCACCTGTACATCCGTTGGTCtgtttgaaaatattatactaagcttttaaaaaattataaaaaaaattgaaaaaaaaataaatagaatAAAATAGAGTAATAGTAAGAGCACATAGCATgggttttttaaaaatcgGAACCCCTTTAAGTTGGGAAGATGTGCAAAATGTCAAATCATTAATCAGATTATACGGAATATTACAATTTGTTCATTCTTATAAATGTAATAAGGATCGCAATGATGAGCATATTATGTTTGGCGATGAGATTGAATATATAGTTATAAGAAATgatgataaattaaaagaatcATCTGCACTTTTATGTGCTACTGATTTGATTGATGAGATGATGAACTTAGAAAGTGGGACAGATTGTCAATATGGGTCTCATTGGACTCCTGAATATTCTTCTTTTACAATTGAAGGTACACCATCAGTTCCATTTAAATTTGAATTTAattcatcatattttattgaacATTGCATGAAAATTCGAAgacataaattaaataatgttttaaGTGGCTTACCAGGTGTTCGAGTCATAACACTCCCATGTTACCCTAACGTACTTTTAGACAATAGTCTCATGATGGCAAAAAGAATAAAccttgaaaataaaaaacaaaaaaaaaatgaaaaaaataaacaagaAATAATAGACACATCTCCTATAGATTATAATtccataaaaattaatcaaACAATTCAAAAGGTAGAAAATggtgaagaaaataatgaagaaaatgaaacaaaaaaacaacCTTCTCAAAAAAGTGAAACTAAAATTATTAGCATTGATATTATATCAGATATTGATGAAAACAAATCAACCCATTTTGTTAGTTCCGATATTGCTcaacataaatatgatgATCTATTAATTCCTGATATATCTATGGATGGGGatgatagtaataatagaaagaatataaaaaatgatgacgTTGTTGATAAGGGTGATGAAGCAAATGAAAACGCAGGCATCGAAGGAGaagataatatttatatgccaACAATAAAAGAAGATTCCATATTTAAATgtgaattatttaaaccTGAAATAACAAATGAATATAGTAATAGTTGTTTAGTTACTGATATGGTTATTAGTCCTCATTCAAGATATGTAACACTAACTAAgaatataagaaaaagaagAGGAACTAAAGTTATATcttttaatgaaatatataaagatgtACATACAgaaaatatggatatatgGAAACTATCtttagataaaaatgatgatagactttttaaaaaaaaatttaaaaaaaaaactttagATGCTCATCTCATTTGGAATAAATCAATGACAAAcgagaaaaaaattgaaaaagttgaaaaagctgaaaaaaatgctgaaaaaaaaaaagtagaaAAAATTGAAGAACAAAATGACAAAACCGAATTATTGGACAAAGTAATAAAACACAGTCTGTTTAGTAACATAGATGATGATGAAGATTATGTATATTCTTATAATCGTGAATTTATAGAagaatattcaaaaaaatgtaaaaacccaattaaaaattatgtatatttagaTGCCATGTTTTTTGGTATGAGTATGTGTTGTCAACAAATTACAATGTCTTTTCAAACAATTGATGATgcaaaatatgtatatgatCAGCTAGCTGTTATTGCACCATTATTTTTAGCTATAACAGCATGTACACCATATTTAGGTGGATTCTTAACTGAAACAGATGCACGATGGAGAGTTATATCAAATAGTGTCGATTGTAGAACAGAAGATGAATTGTCTTACATTTCAAAACCAAGATATTCAGGAATATCTTTATACATATCTGATGAGTTaccattaaaaaataattattatttttacaacgATATTgatattgttttaaataaaaatgtttatgataaattaataaaagaaaatgtagATGAATATTTGGCTAGACatatttcatcattatttgtTCGTGACCCAATTGTAGTATTTGAAGGTTCATTTAGTGAGCAAGATATTagtacaataaaaaatattataaatgaaaaaaatgaaaatgttaataattcTAAAATGTGGACTGAAGaagaaatgaataaaatatatttaagtgatgattttgaatttttagaagattataaagaaaaagtaTTATCATCACATCaacattttgaaaatttccAAAGTACAAATTGGAATAGTGTTCGATTTAAACCACCACCAATATtagataattatttaactGGTCCTAGCTCAATTGGATGGAGAGTTGAATTTCGAACTCCTGATATACAAATAACAGACTTTGAAAATGCTTCTGTTGTTGCATTAATTATGGTATTgtcaaaatttatattaaaaaaaaaattaaatttatatatacctaTGTCTAAACTAgaagaaaatttatttagaTCATCTAAACGTGATGCAATATTAAAggaaaaattttatttccgcaatgatataaattatgatacatcaaataatgatatagaagaaaaaagtatttatgaaatattttttaataaaactaatggaattttatatttatgttctttatatatagaagAACAATTTGAACAAGGTctaattaatttatcagcaaaaaataaaattaatgaatatatacaatttattGAATTAAGATGTAAAGGTGAAATATCTACTGGTGCATCATTTTTAAGAaagtttattttaaatcatccatcatatgaaaaaaattcatatataaataatcaaattAATTATGACCTTTGTAAATTAATATCGGATATAGGTAAAGGTGAAATTGCTCCTTATGAATTATTAGGTGGTTTTGTTGATCCCCATAAAGagagaattaaaaataatttaagaCGTATTAGTAAAAgacaatatttaaaatcattagcatataaatttatttcagGAGAAGACTATACTCAATATCTTCTCCTTAATGAAGATCTAAAACATGATAaagatttttttattcaaaataaaaatacaaattatgAGGAATCTGATGAATCCATTGATGATAACATGCTTGAATTTGGGAAAAAACTTTACCAATTCAGTGCATAGGTATCGCTTTTAATTGCAACCTTTGCTCATGCCGCCATTTTTAACtttcatttgtttatttttttcactttcttCTACCCCTAAAGTTGGTTGTATTGTATATTTCATCACTGCGTTGCAACCAACTATGTAAACTACATTCATCACAAACCTGTTAAGTTTAATTGCGCAAAAAGTGCAGAGTACTACACTTGTTTAGTCTAATTATGAAAGCGTAATTTCTTTATTGATTGTTTTAAATGGTCTTATTggttttaaataaaaaagaaaatagcATACATACAGACATATATgtaacataaataatatattacatatatacatctTAAGtggcataaaaaaaatacacaaatGACGTAAATAAGCTATATAAGATAAAGATATATCgggaaaaaaaagtacacacacaatataaatagtgCATATATGATTAAGTTTCTTCATGTATTATTTCAGTAAAAGATaaacattatattattactatattattatatatcattactatattattactatattaattaatcaTCGTTATCTTTTCCATCTTCATCCTCgtcttcattttcatcttcATCATCTTCATCCTCgtcttcattttcatcatcatcatcTTCATCTTCATCATCTTCATCGTCAAAATCTTCATCAAAATCATCAAAGTCTTCTAATCCTAAATAGTAGGATAATGGATTATGCCATATTTCTCTTCGAATGATTTCCCCAAGATCTGGTTTGTCTTGTAATTCTTCAGTAGTAAACCATTCAAAAACAGACCATTTTGGCATTTCATTATCTATATCTATTCTACTATTAGATACAGCTGCTATTGGATTTTTTCCATCTTTCCATTTAATTCTAGTACATTCAACTACTTTTTCTTGATTATTATCAAAAGTTACATGCTTAACTAAAACTAATGGTTCCATATATTCTTTAGCCTTTTCATTAAAAGTAAATGTTATTTTGTATGATCCATTATTATCCatattatcttttaaatCTAGTGTTGttaaatgatttaaaatatcTATATCTTCAGGTACTATATCACTTAATGCTGGGTGTTTTCTTAATGTGTTTGCCCA
Protein-coding sequences here:
- a CDS encoding dihydrouridine synthase, putative, with translation MYFTYFKNHGNAKLNKNKYTLLIRVYHKNHFKLYKKKKIEYSKDNIDSKINYNRHTKINTDINLFKSCTPFEKNNRGIFFIANNINTKDKIKNLKRKNMSILSSNNIDETLGWDDQPIFELENISQSLNDLYRKRKSEIKPLIQVAPMINVTNRHFRALVRIISKKVQLWTEMIVDNTLLYNINNLEEHLGFNKNEHPIVCQLGGSDPTSLSEAALLVEQAGYDEININVGCPSTKVANKGAFGAYLMKKPELVKNIVYEIKKKVQIPVTVKIRTGVDDLDSFSFLRSFIETVSSVGCEHFIIHSRKAWLKGLDPKQNRSVPPLEYNKVFDLCKLYPNLKFTLNGGIKFIEQGVALLNGYVPINKTTGNHNKYTDNNYIKVKDYDINPLYGVMIGRACMDNITVLAKTDKLVYNHDTLPTAYSRRTVLEAYKSYLEQNSSFYSLVNAFELLKPILGILKGMPGHRLFRNKIDAYIRTYASTLNCAQILDKAMIDVDNIAPGCLDLKLDDDKAQQEYIKNY
- a CDS encoding nucleosome assembly protein, putative, with the protein product MKRDRSENSVENTTDPKHTKIENDDPLIPFIKDFEDIQKDIEQLDIKCAHEQMNIQKQYDEKKKPLFDKRDVIIQKVPCFWANTLRKHPALSDIVPEDIDILNHLTTLDLKDNMDNNGSYKITFTFNEKAKEYMEPLVLVKHVTFDNNQEKVVECTRIKWKDGKNPIAAVSNSRIDIDNEMPKWSVFEWFTTEELQDKPDLGEIIRREIWHNPLSYYLGLEDFDDFDEDFDDEDDEDEDDDDENEDEDEDDEDENEDEDEDGKDNDD
- a CDS encoding gamma-glutamylcysteine synthetase, putative: MGFLKIGTPLSWEDVQNVKSLIRLYGILQFVHSYKCNKDRNDEHIMFGDEIEYIVIRNDDKLKESSALLCATDLIDEMMNLESGTDCQYGSHWTPEYSSFTIEGTPSVPFKFEFNSSYFIEHCMKIRRHKLNNVLSGLPGVRVITLPCYPNVLLDNSLMMAKRINLENKKQKKNEKNKQEIIDTSPIDYNSIKINQTIQKVENGEENNEENETKKQPSQKSETKIISIDIISDIDENKSTHFVSSDIAQHKYDDLLIPDISMDGDDSNNRKNIKNDDVVDKGDEANENAGIEGEDNIYMPTIKEDSIFKCELFKPEITNEYSNSCLVTDMVISPHSRYVTLTKNIRKRRGTKVISFNEIYKDVHTENMDIWKLSLDKNDDRLFKKKFKKKTLDAHLIWNKSMTNEKKIEKVEKAEKNAEKKKVEKIEEQNDKTELLDKVIKHSLFSNIDDDEDYVYSYNREFIEEYSKKCKNPIKNYVYLDAMFFGMSMCCQQITMSFQTIDDAKYVYDQLAVIAPLFLAITACTPYLGGFLTETDARWRVISNSVDCRTEDELSYISKPRYSGISLYISDELPLKNNYYFYNDIDIVLNKNVYDKLIKENVDEYLARHISSLFVRDPIVVFEGSFSEQDISTIKNIINEKNENVNNSKMWTEEEMNKIYLSDDFEFLEDYKEKVLSSHQHFENFQSTNWNSVRFKPPPILDNYLTGPSSIGWRVEFRTPDIQITDFENASVVALIMVLSKFILKKKLNLYIPMSKLEENLFRSSKRDAILKEKFYFRNDINYDTSNNDIEEKSIYEIFFNKTNGILYLCSLYIEEQFEQGLINLSAKNKINEYIQFIELRCKGEISTGASFLRKFILNHPSYEKNSYINNQINYDLCKLISDIGKGEIAPYELLGGFVDPHKERIKNNLRRISKRQYLKSLAYKFISGEDYTQYLLLNEDLKHDKDFFIQNKNTNYEESDESIDDNMLEFGKKLYQFSA